In Chiroxiphia lanceolata isolate bChiLan1 chromosome 2, bChiLan1.pri, whole genome shotgun sequence, a single genomic region encodes these proteins:
- the CLTRN gene encoding collectrin: MLRALLLILSVVAIAHAELCKPDAQNAFKVRISIKTALGDNAYAWDANEEYLFKAMVAFAMRRYSSKSTTQISNVLLCNVTDRVSFWFVVTDSSKNVTTVPGSVVEAAIRMNRNRINSAFLLSDKTLQFLKITSTLSPPVEPSTPVWLIVFGVVLCLIVAGIVFLIVSGIQKHKKKNKESTERENLEEKVEVTVTLENGLPCEVLDLKAGHINGVFPADDERFTSL; this comes from the exons ATGTTACGGGCTTTGCTGCTTATACTCTCTGTAGTTGCTATTGCTCATGCTGAGCTCTGCAAACCAG ATGCACAGAATGCTTTCAAAGTACGGATTAGCATCAAAACAGCTTTGGGAGACAATGCA TATGCCTGGGATGCTAATGAAGAGTACCTCTTCAAAGCAATGGTGGCTTTTGCAATGAGAAGATATTCCAGCAAGAGCACAACTCA AATTTCCAATGTGCTGCTCTGCAATGTGACAGACCGGGTGTCATTTTGGTTTGTGGTCACAGATTCTTCCAAAAATGTGACAACTGTTCCTGGAAGTGTGGTAGAGGCAGCCATCAG gatGAACCGGAACAGAATCAACAGTGCCTTTCTACTGAGTGACAAAACACTGCAGTTCCTGAAGATAACCTCAACCTTATCACCTCCTGTTGAACCCTCTACGCCCGTCTGGCTTATTGTATTTGGTGTAGTTCTTTGTCTCATTGTGGCTGGGATTGTTTTCCTCATTGTTTCAGGGATTCAGAAACACAAGAA aaagaataaagagtcaacagagagagaaaatttagAAGAGAAAGTTGAAGTGACAGTAACATTAGAAAATGGGCTGCCTTGTGAAGTGCTGGATTTAAAAGCAGGCCACATTAATGGTGTCTTTCCAGCAGATGATGAACGGTTCACATCCTTATGA